Genomic DNA from Mycobacterium stomatepiae:
CAACAGATGTACGAGGTCTTCGCGCAGCGGTTCGCCAGCCGGACGCGCGACGAGTGGACCCAGGTTTTCGCCGGCACCGACGCCTGTGTCACGCCGGTGCTCACCTGGAGCGAGGCTGCCACCGATGACCATCTGAACGCGCGGTCGACGGTTATCACCGCCCACGGCGTCGAGCAGGCCGCGCCCGCTCCGCGTTTCTCCCGCACACCGGCCGGGCCGGTCGGGCCGCCACCGGCCGCCACCACGCCGTTCGACGAAATCAACTGGTAGCAAATTACTTATTCCGAACACGTCCCGCGCCCGGGACGGGGTTGCTAGGTTGAGTTCAGTGGCTGTAAAGGCATCGCGTGAATTCATTGTTGATGCGCCGCTCGACGTGGTCATGGGGGCGCTCGAGGATGTCAACGTGCTGGAATCCTGGTCGCCGCTGCATAAGCGGATAGAAGTAATCGACCGCTATGCGGACGGCCGCGCCCACCATGTGAAGACCACGATTCGGATTTTTGGCCTCGTGGACAAGGAGGTCCTGGAATATCACTGGGGCCCGGACTGGGTGGTGTACGACGTGAAAGGAACCGCACAGCAGCACGGCCAGCATGTCGAGTACAACCTGAAACCCGAAGGCGTCGACAAGACCCGGGTGCGCTTCGATATCACCGTCGAACCGGCGGGGCCCTTTCCCGGATTCGTCGTCCGGCGTGCAATGGAGAAAATTCTCGACGCCTCGGAGAAGGGGCTGCGGAATCTGGTTACGCGCGGCGGTTCGCATACGGCAACGTAATTCTGCGTCTATTGCTAATTTGGTAGGCAGTGGCCATACGCGCATCGTCGCAAATTGTCATTGAGGCGCCTCCGGACGTGATCATGGAGGCGCTGGCGGACGTGGACGCCGTGCCCTCGTGGTCTCCGTTGCACAAGCGGGTCGACGTCATCGACAGATATCCTGACGGCCGGCCACACCACGTGCGGATGACGATCAGAGTCAGTGGCATCGCCGACACCGAAATGGTCGAATATTACTGGGGCCCAGATTGGATGGTCTGGGATGCGCAGAAGACCTCTCAGCAGCATGCCCAGCATGGCGAGTACAACCTGGAACGTGGGGGCGACGACAAGACCCGGGTACGGTTCAGCCTCACGATCGAACTCAGGGTCCCGCTGCCGGGTTTCTGGGTGCGCTCGGCCGGCAACAAGATCCTCAACGCCGCGCTGGAGGGCCTGCGAAAGCGCGTGATGGGCGACGAGGACGCTACCCAGATTTGAGCGCGGACAGCCTTCTGATCGCCTCGTCAAGAGTGTCGTCCCGCTTGCAAAAGGTGAAGCGCACCAAGTGATTCCACAGATCGGCATGTGGTGCGGCCGGGTCGCAGAAGGCTGACATCGGAATAGCCGCTACGCCAACCTTTTCCGGTAATGCCGCGCAGAACGTCGTGCTGTCGTCGAAGCCTAATGGGCGCGGGTCGGCGCACAGGAAATAGCTGCCGTTGCTGTCGTGGACCGCGAAGCCGATGTCGGCGAGGCCCGCGGCCAGGCGGTCGCGTCTGGCCTGCAGCGAGCGCCGCAGCTCGTCCACCCAGGCGTCCTCGGTGTCCAGCGCCAGCGCGACCGCCGGCTGGAACGGCGCACCGCCGACGTAGGTCAGATACTGCTTCGCGGCACGCAACCCGGCGATGAGTTTCGCTGGGCCGCAGGCCCATCCGATCTTCCAGCCGGTGCAGTTGAACATCTTGGCCGCACTGGAGATCGTGACGGTGCGTTCGGCCATGCCGTCGAAACCGGCTAGCGGCAGGTGTCGATGCTCGTCGAACACCAGATGTTCGTACACCTCGTCGGTGATCACCAAAAGATCCGCCGCGACCGCGATCTCGGCGATGGCCTCCAGTTCGGCCGTGCTCAGCACGGCGCCGGTCGGGTTGTGCGGCGAGTTGACGATGAGCGCTCGGGTCGCCGGCGTCACCGCCCGGCGTAGTGCGTCGATGTCCAGCGCGAAGCCGCGGCCGTCGGCGACCAGCGGCACCGCGGCGCGCCGCGCGCCGGCCATCGCGACCACCGGTGAGTAGGAGTCGTAGAAGGGCTCGATCAGCAGCACTTCCGAGCCGGGCTCGACCAGGCCGATGACTGCCGACGCGATGGCCTCGGTGGCGCCGACCGTCACCAGCACCTCGGTGTCGGGGTCGTACTCGATGCCGAAATGCCGCTTGCGCTGTGCGGCGACCGCGTGGCGCAGCGGCGCGATGCCGATCCCCGGCGGGTACTGGTTGACGCCGTCGGCGATCGCGTCCTGCGCGGCCTTCAGCAGCGCCGGGGGACCGTCTTCGTCGGGAAAGCCCTGACCCAGGTTCACCGCGCCGATCCGCGCGGCCTGTGCCGACATTTCGGCGAACACCGTGGTTGCGTAGGGCCGCAATCGCGACACCGTCATGGTCGTCGAGCTTAGGCGGGGTGGGTCATCCCTCTCGCCGCGAGTGCGCGGCGAGACGCACGTTCGGCAGCCAGTGTGCGGCTGGACGTTCACTCGGGCGGATCCGGACCAGTGTTGCCGACCAGCACCAGCTGGCCAACCAACAGGTTGGCCGGGAGCCCCTGTTAGGGTGCACATAGACGGACCGAAACCCCATTTGTGAACAGGAAGTCGACATGTCCGAAGAAGCTTTTGTCTATGAAGCCATCCGCACACCACGCGGGAAGCAACGCAATGGATCGCTGAACGAGGTCAAGCCGCTGAACCTGGTGGTCGGCCTGGTCGAAGAGCTGCGCAGGCGCTTCCCCGACCTGGACGAAAATCTGATCAGCGACGTTGTGCTGGGCGTGGTGTCGCCCGTTGGTGACCAGGGTGCCGACATCGCTCGTACCGCGGTGCTGGCGGCGGGCCTGCCCGACACCGTCGGTGGCGTGCAGCTCAACCGGTTTTGCGCGTCGGGCCTCGAGGCCGTCAACACCGCCGCGCAGAAGGTACGGTCCGGCTGGGATGACCTGGTCTTGGCCGGTGGCGTTGAGTCCATGAGCCGGGTGCCCATGGGGTCTGACGGCGGTGCCATGCTCACCGACGTCCCGTTCACCTATGACAACTACATCGCACCGCAGGGCATCGGCGCGGATCTGATCGCCACCATTGAGGGCTTCAGCCGCGACGACGTCGACGCCTACGCGCTGCGCAGCCAGGAGCGTGCGGCCGCGGCGTGGTCGGGCGGTTACTTCGCCAAGTCCGTGATCCCGGTTAGGGACCAGAACGGGCTGGTCATCCTGGACCACGACGAGCACATGCGGCCCGACTCCACCATCGAGGGTCTGGGCAAGCTCAAGACCGCGTTCGACGGCATCGGCGAGATGGGTGGCTTCGACGACGTGGCGCTGCAGAGGTACCACTGGATCGAGAAGATCAACCACGTCCACACGGGCGGCAACAGCTCCGGCATCGTCGACGGCGCCGCGCTG
This window encodes:
- a CDS encoding SRPBCC family protein — encoded protein: MAVKASREFIVDAPLDVVMGALEDVNVLESWSPLHKRIEVIDRYADGRAHHVKTTIRIFGLVDKEVLEYHWGPDWVVYDVKGTAQQHGQHVEYNLKPEGVDKTRVRFDITVEPAGPFPGFVVRRAMEKILDASEKGLRNLVTRGGSHTAT
- a CDS encoding SRPBCC family protein, whose amino-acid sequence is MAIRASSQIVIEAPPDVIMEALADVDAVPSWSPLHKRVDVIDRYPDGRPHHVRMTIRVSGIADTEMVEYYWGPDWMVWDAQKTSQQHAQHGEYNLERGGDDKTRVRFSLTIELRVPLPGFWVRSAGNKILNAALEGLRKRVMGDEDATQI
- a CDS encoding pyridoxal phosphate-dependent aminotransferase — translated: MTVSRLRPYATTVFAEMSAQAARIGAVNLGQGFPDEDGPPALLKAAQDAIADGVNQYPPGIGIAPLRHAVAAQRKRHFGIEYDPDTEVLVTVGATEAIASAVIGLVEPGSEVLLIEPFYDSYSPVVAMAGARRAAVPLVADGRGFALDIDALRRAVTPATRALIVNSPHNPTGAVLSTAELEAIAEIAVAADLLVITDEVYEHLVFDEHRHLPLAGFDGMAERTVTISSAAKMFNCTGWKIGWACGPAKLIAGLRAAKQYLTYVGGAPFQPAVALALDTEDAWVDELRRSLQARRDRLAAGLADIGFAVHDSNGSYFLCADPRPLGFDDSTTFCAALPEKVGVAAIPMSAFCDPAAPHADLWNHLVRFTFCKRDDTLDEAIRRLSALKSG
- a CDS encoding acetyl-CoA C-acetyltransferase, which produces MSEEAFVYEAIRTPRGKQRNGSLNEVKPLNLVVGLVEELRRRFPDLDENLISDVVLGVVSPVGDQGADIARTAVLAAGLPDTVGGVQLNRFCASGLEAVNTAAQKVRSGWDDLVLAGGVESMSRVPMGSDGGAMLTDVPFTYDNYIAPQGIGADLIATIEGFSRDDVDAYALRSQERAAAAWSGGYFAKSVIPVRDQNGLVILDHDEHMRPDSTIEGLGKLKTAFDGIGEMGGFDDVALQRYHWIEKINHVHTGGNSSGIVDGAALVLVGSEAAGKSQGLTPRARIVATATSGADATIMLTGPTPATRKVLDRAGLRVEDIDLFELNEAFASVVLKFQKDLNIPDEILNVNGGAIAMGHPLGATGAMILGTMVDELERRNARRALVTLCIGGGMGVATIIERV